From Herbaspirillum sp. WKF16:
TCCTGGAGGAGGAGAACGACGAGGTGATCGCCGAGTTCCTGCAGGCGCATCCGGACTTCACGCTCAAGCCGATGGGCGAGATCCTGGCCGAGCAGAAGATCGTGCTGGAGATGGGCGACTACCTGAAGTTGCTGCCCAACCTGCATCAGACCGACGGCTTCTTCGCAGCCGTGCTGGAACGCCGCGCTCAGGCTTGATGCGCAGCCTCCTGCGTCGCTCCATCCCGGCGCTGCTGGCCGGCCTGCTGGCGGCCGGCGCGGCTGCGGGCAAGGAGGCCGCGCCGCCGGCGCTGCCTGCGCAAGGCACGCTGCAAGCCGCGTTCGCCCCCTGGGACGATATCGAGGGACTGATCGTCGGCCAGCTCGACGGCGCCAGCAGGCAAGTGCTGGTGCAGGCCTACCTGCTCACCAGCCGCCCCATCACCGATGCGCTGGTGCAGGCCCGCAAGCGCGGCATCGACGTGCGCGTGCTGATGGACGGCGGCCAGCTGGACAAGAACGCCGCCGAGCGCCTGCGGCAGCTGCGCGAGGCCGGCGTGCCGGTGTGGCTGGAAACGCGCTACCGCAGCGCCCACAACAAGGTCATCGTGATCGATGCCGCGCTGCCTTCGGCCACCGTGATCACCGGCAGCTTCAACTTCACCTGGTCGGCGCAGCACAAGAACGCCGAGAACCTCCTGGTGCTGGGCCGGAACCCGCCGCTGGCCGCGCGCTACGCGGCCAACTGGCAGCGCCACCGGGAGGACGCGGAGGCGGCGCCATGACCGACCACTTCTTCTCGCTGTTTACCGACTACGAGCCGCTGGCCGTACTGCGCCAGCTGCTGGCCATCATCGCCTGCGTGCTGGGCGGCGTCGGCCTGTCGCGCTGGCTGCGCGGCATGTTCCGCATCACCGGCGACGAGGCGCAGCAGTCGCTGGTCATGCAGATCGGCGTCAAGAGCTTCGCCCGCGTGCTCTCGCCGCTGCTGGCGCTGCTGCTTTTGACGGGTGCCTACTACGGCCTCAAGCGCATGGGCCACCCGGTGTCGCTGTGGGAGATCATGTTCCCGCTGGCCGTGGCCCAGGTGGCGATGCGCTTCGTGTTCTACGTGCTGCGCGGCATCTTCGTGAAGGACGCCACCGTGGGCGCGCTGCTGCACCTGTCCGAAAAGGCGATCGCGGTGCTGGTGTGGATCTGCGTGCTGCTCTGGATCACCGGCCTGTGGCCGGATTTCGTCGACTACCTCGACACCACCACGCTGCCGCTGGGCCGCCACAAGGCGTCGCTGCTGACGGTGCTGCAGGCCGTGACCTCGGTGCTGGTGACGCTGATCATCGCGCTGTGGATAGGGGCGGTGCTGGAAAGCCGCCTGATGAAGTTCAGCGGCATGCACTCCTCGCTGCGCACGGTGGTGGGGCGCATGACCAAGGCGGTGCTGATCCTGATCGCCTTCCTGGTCAGCCTGTCGCTGGTGGGCATCGACCTGACGGTGCTGTCGGTGTTCGGCGGCGCCCTGGGCGTGGGTATCGGCCTGGGTTTGCAGAAGATCGCCAGCAGCTATGTGTCGGGCTTCGTGATCCTGCTCGAGCGCAGCATGGTGATCGGCGACATGGTTGCGGTCGAGAAATATTTCGGCCGGGTCACCCAGATCAACACGCGCTATACGATCCTGGAAGGGCTGGACGGCATCGAGTCGGTCCTGCCCAACGAACTGTTCGTCTCCAACCCGGTGCAGAATTATTCCTTGACGCATCGCGTTGTACGTTTGTCCACACAACTTACAATTCTGTACCAGGACGATGTGGAAACCGTCTTGTCTATCATGGAGCAGGCCGCACTTGGGGTGCAGCGGGTGTCGCAGCAGACGGCGCCGCAGGCCTTGCTCAACAAGATCGGGGCCGACGGCCTGGATCTGGAGCTGGGGTTCTGGATCACCGACCCCGAAAACGGGCGGCTCAACGTGATTTCCGATGTCAACAGGGCAATCTGGAAAGCGTTCAAGCAGCATGGGATACAACTGGCGCACGCCAAGCGCGACATCCGCATCATGGATGAGCGCAGTTTCCGCCAAAGCATGGCTCCGGAAAATCCCGATGTCCCAAGCGAGAATAATTCGCGTACAATGCGCGGTACTTAAAAGAAAATAAAAACATTTTCACGGAACAAGATAGTTTTTCCGATAGCTGTTTTCTATTTGGAGTAGTGATGACCTTTGATGCGATCCTCGACTTTGTTGCCAACGGCTTGCTGCACGCGAGCGGTTGGCAGATTGTCATTTACACCCTGGTGATGACCCACATCACCATCGTGGGCGTGACACTCTACCTGCATCGTTGCCAGGCGCATCGCGCGCTCGAACTGCACGCGATCCCAAGCCACTTCTTCCGCCTCTGGCTGTGGATGACCACCGGCATGGTGACCAAGGAATGGGCTGCCATCCACCGCAAGCACCACGCCAAGTGCGAGACCGAGGAAGATCCCCACAGCCCGCAGACGCGCGGCATCAACAAGGTGATGTGGCAGGGCGCCGAGCTCTACCGCCAGGAGTCCAAGAACGCCGAGACCATGGAGAAATTCGGCCATGGCACCCCGGACGACTGGCTTGAACACAACATCTACAGCAAGTACGGCTGGCAGGGCGTGGGCATCATGCTGATCATCAACGTGCTGCTGTTCGGCGCCATCGGCCTGGCCGTGTGGGCGGTGCAGATGGCCTGGATCCCGTTCTGGGCGGCCGGCGTGGTCAATGGCCTGGGCCACTTCTGGGGCTATCGCAACTACGATTGCAACGACGCCGCCACCAACCTGTTCCCGATCGGCATCATCATCGGCGGCGAAGAGATGCACAACAACCACCACACCTTCGGCACCTCGGCCAAGTTCTCGGCCAAGTGGTATGAGTTCGACATCGGCTGGATGTACATCCGCATCCTCGAAACCGTCGGCCTGGCCAAGGTCAAGAAGGTTGCGCCGGTGCCCAAGTTCGACAGCAAGAAGGCCGTGGTCGACCTGGAAACCCTGCAGTCGGTGATCTCCAACCGCTACGACGTGACCGCCAAGTATGCGCGTTCGGTCAAGGCCGCCTGGAAGGACGAACTGGACCACCTGATCGAGAAGGCCAAGCTGGAATCGCGTTTCCTGAAGTCCTCCAAGAAGCTGCTGCAGCGCGAGCCGGCCAAGCTGGAAGACGGTCAGAAGCAGCAGCTCTCCGAGCTGTTCGCCCACAGCAAGGCGTTGCAGACCATGCACGAGATGCGCGTCGAACTGGGCGCCATCTGGGAGCGTTCGCACTCGACCCGCGAACAGCTGCTGCACCAGCTGCAAGACTGGTGCGCACGCGCCGAGGCTTCCGGCATCACCGCCCTGCGTGAGTTCGCCCAGCGCCTGCGCAGCTACGCCTGATCCGGTATCGGCTGTTCATGGCCGAACGACAAAACCCCGCAGGTGCGA
This genomic window contains:
- a CDS encoding mechanosensitive ion channel family protein, giving the protein MTDHFFSLFTDYEPLAVLRQLLAIIACVLGGVGLSRWLRGMFRITGDEAQQSLVMQIGVKSFARVLSPLLALLLLTGAYYGLKRMGHPVSLWEIMFPLAVAQVAMRFVFYVLRGIFVKDATVGALLHLSEKAIAVLVWICVLLWITGLWPDFVDYLDTTTLPLGRHKASLLTVLQAVTSVLVTLIIALWIGAVLESRLMKFSGMHSSLRTVVGRMTKAVLILIAFLVSLSLVGIDLTVLSVFGGALGVGIGLGLQKIASSYVSGFVILLERSMVIGDMVAVEKYFGRVTQINTRYTILEGLDGIESVLPNELFVSNPVQNYSLTHRVVRLSTQLTILYQDDVETVLSIMEQAALGVQRVSQQTAPQALLNKIGADGLDLELGFWITDPENGRLNVISDVNRAIWKAFKQHGIQLAHAKRDIRIMDERSFRQSMAPENPDVPSENNSRTMRGT
- a CDS encoding phospholipase D family nuclease, coding for MRSLLRRSIPALLAGLLAAGAAAGKEAAPPALPAQGTLQAAFAPWDDIEGLIVGQLDGASRQVLVQAYLLTSRPITDALVQARKRGIDVRVLMDGGQLDKNAAERLRQLREAGVPVWLETRYRSAHNKVIVIDAALPSATVITGSFNFTWSAQHKNAENLLVLGRNPPLAARYAANWQRHREDAEAAP
- a CDS encoding DesA family fatty acid desaturase; amino-acid sequence: MTFDAILDFVANGLLHASGWQIVIYTLVMTHITIVGVTLYLHRCQAHRALELHAIPSHFFRLWLWMTTGMVTKEWAAIHRKHHAKCETEEDPHSPQTRGINKVMWQGAELYRQESKNAETMEKFGHGTPDDWLEHNIYSKYGWQGVGIMLIINVLLFGAIGLAVWAVQMAWIPFWAAGVVNGLGHFWGYRNYDCNDAATNLFPIGIIIGGEEMHNNHHTFGTSAKFSAKWYEFDIGWMYIRILETVGLAKVKKVAPVPKFDSKKAVVDLETLQSVISNRYDVTAKYARSVKAAWKDELDHLIEKAKLESRFLKSSKKLLQREPAKLEDGQKQQLSELFAHSKALQTMHEMRVELGAIWERSHSTREQLLHQLQDWCARAEASGITALREFAQRLRSYA